In Anolis carolinensis isolate JA03-04 chromosome 4, rAnoCar3.1.pri, whole genome shotgun sequence, the genomic window GTCAGGCAAATGGCTTCCTCGCTCTAGCTGTAATGAAGTCACAAACGAAGGTGTTTGCAAGACTGTTGTTGGCTGTTGTGCCATCTGTCTATGTCCTGGAATTGGCAGAGAAGAGCTACTACAACTCAAAATTTAACCTAAGATGTATTAGGTGAAATTGGGGTCAGTTCTGATTTCCAATACTGCCTTTAAGCATTGAGGCTGTGATGGTAATGGAATAATAATGGCTGTTAGGTAATGAAACTGTTACACTAATTAGGCAAATGGACTCCCTATTTTGCTGAAACTGTGAATTCCCTGTTTGCCTCAGTTTCTCAGCTGCTTTCATCACAAGGTACAGCAGAGGGATTCTATAAATTGCTATGGTACAAACTTGAACAGCTTTAGTGAAAGCTGCCCACGGTGTATTGAACTTGACATGATTGTCCAGTTGTGGAACCTAGATGTCCTCTaagatttatttatctatttataaaCTATTTATTTTGCACCTGTGTACCGTCAATCATGCACACCATGTCTCTTGAAATCCAGCTGTTTTGATTACAATAAAACTCCCTTTTTATTAAAAGCAAAGAGAAAAATTGTGCCAAATTGTAATGGTATTGTGTTTTGTGAACAACTGTCTAAATGGAGCCAGGGTAAACCCTGTAAAGCTTATAGAGTTGCAGAGGGTATTTCAGCAATCCATAATTCTACAAAGTACCTTGCTATGACAAAAATATTCACTCACCCATGTCTGCATGGGGAAAAACGAAGATAAGCACATCTTTTTCCAGATGCTTTAGGGCCCCTTAACTGCATCAGGAAAGCAATGGGATCCTTATGCTGCTCTACTCAATCACACAGTTATGTTCTGAGGTGTTAGACTATTGCCCTCGCACACATTAACATCTGTAGGTTCTTCATGTAGGCATCAGATGTAGTATTGACTTTTATAGCATTAGCCAGCTGAGCACTTGAGTTGCCCCATGCTTTGCACCTGGTGTTTCAGGCGAGATAACTTGACTATTTAGACTGGAACCTCAGTCATCTAGAGCTGTGCTGGATGTTCCAGCTTCTCTCCCATGACCACCTTCTCCATATTCTGACACCTGTATATTTTGGCATGAATAACCAAAATTCTATTCTGTTCTAAACCAGCAACATGTCTGGAGGGTGAATGGTGGAAAATGAAGCTGCCACAGGATAGAAGTCTTTTCCAATAGAATAGGCAGGCCTGTTGCCAGTAGTTGCTTGTTGATGGAAGCTCATGATggactaatgcagtggttctcaacttgtgggtccccagatgttttagccttcaactcccagaaatcctaatagctggtaaactggctgggatttctgggagttgtaggctaaaacacttggggacccacaggttgagaatcactggactAGTGGATTTGCTCTCTgtttggtggctgttcttccttcagctgctccCAGTGTCTGCAAAATGATCGACCAGGATGGCACCTGCACAACTTGGAGCATCTCCGGGAGAAATGGCTTCAATATGGTGAAGGACACTATCACCTTCACCCACACATTGGATCTGGGAAAAGCACCTACCAGCTGGATATGCAAAATTCCAATATGCAATTGTAACTGGAAGGTGTGAGGTAGGGGGAAAAAATCTCTATACTCCCAACCTCGCCTCAATTGCACAATCTCCTGCCAGGTAGTTCATGTAGCTATGTGTGAGAATTGATTTACACATTGCATAGACTGAGGTGCCAAGTTGTGGGTGTAGTATTAATGCTTTTATAATATTCTTCATAAATGTTTCACCAGCACAGCTTTTTATTTACTATCCCCCCCAATATCACCTACAGTCTGCAGAACTTTATAGAGCAGGAGTAGAAAAAAACAGCCATGTGTTCCTGTGATCCCAATGACATTTCAAAAGGTTCTGACCCCTCCTAAAATTGCCtttattttagtcaaaaaaacccacaaattgCTTTTCTCTTGGAAGCTTCCAAGAGTGgcaatttgtattttatttaagcACAGTCCCTCTCCCACCTCCACACTCATATACTGtttgacactttaaaaaaaattaattcccagtgggttctgttttgttttccacCTTGGAAGACATTATGTCCCTTGTAGAATTCCTGAAGCAGAAGAGATGTTCACTGCAGTTACCAGAGTCACTGCAGTTACCCATTGTTACAGAACATCCTGTGCAGCAGAAAAATATTCTCCAGGTCTAGCCAAAGCCTGTTTCCTTTAGGAATGTTTGCAGTGatgataaataaatgtttggTATCGAACTGTTGTTGATTTATTGAAAGACTCTGGTTTAGTTGTGGCTATCACAAACTGACAAAATCTTCCTCTGTGCTCTGGCAACCTTTCCTGTGCTTGGTGAGTTACTATCTGGGTCCATATAGGCATGGGGCAGCTTTTGTAAGCAATGCATAGGAATGGTTCTGGGAGCTTTGAGCTGCTTATAAATCTGACTGAGGGGTTTTCCCATAGTCCCACTCCAGGATTAAGTAGCATTTGGTTTAATAAATTTTCCAGTGAAAGTGAACAGTGGTATATTTCTACCTTTGAAGTGATGATTTCAAGTCTTACTCAAGCTGAAGAAACAACTGTATCTATTAGATCTATTTCTGAATACATTTAGTTCTGATCAAGCCCACTAAATTCACCAGGTTTTGCTGCCACATAAGTGTGCCTGGGTTGGGGTTGTCTGCTCTTCACTAGAgtaaaaaaaaggaacatttcagACCACAAATTGGCTGGAACATGGTTTTTGAGAAAAGTTGTTAAAAATGGCTCCAGCCTGTTTGGACAATGAAGTTAGTTGCTTTTTTCCACCACCACCTCACATGTACTAAGTGGGGGGAAATCAAGCCCCATTGAGATTGTCAATTATTCATCTCAACTATGCCATATTGATTTTTCTCATGCATTCAGTAAATGAACTGAGGCAAATTATTAAAGTACTTGCGGAAAATATAATCTTCTGAATTCTGTCTATGGAAACCATGTTCCTGGTGATCTCTCATATCATGGAATTAATGTCAAATACATTGTGCTGGGATCTAGAATAACTACAAACAATTCAAGATGGAGAGCTAGCACTGCACCATTTCAGGTAGTAtgcacaagcttttaaaaaaacatttttctgtgCTTGGTTTGTATACAGCAGCTGCTGCCATATAACTATACAACAGGTAACATTTTGATAATAGTGACTAACATAGATCTAATAACCTCTGTGCATAGGAAGTGTCTTTTCATTTGGGGCAAATATTCATAGCGGTTGTTTGCATAAGTAGTTGTATAATCTTTTGCACAAACAGAAGTGTGAAAACTCCTACAATCTACTTATTTTAACATGATatgaaattactattattattaatttcctgcTTTTGTCTCAAATGAGATGCAAAGCATATTGGTAGTCATTAATCTTTAACACATTTCTTGGATCCAAACCATAATCTTGGAGAATTATTTGGTAAGACACTAGAACATTTGTGAATGACAACCTAAATATAACACGTACTATTTGCgttcaaataaattaataaattaaaaacatcagAAGATGAAGAAATCTCATGGATTATGTAAAGCTGCCATATGATCTATGTACTAGTCAACAATTCtgttaatataaaatattttatctggCAAATAGTTTAGGGGGATTGCAACTCTTGCATCATTTAGTGGTAGGCTATATTAGACAACGGGAAACAATTGGTCACACTGAAGTTATTTCTGTTTAGAGAACAGTAAGGGTATCGGCACCTTCAGATCTGTACACATAATTCATTCAAAATATAGCCCATGCACTGTGGCCACAGCAAACATTGACGTATTGGTGAATGCGGCAGAGGCAAAGTTGTCATTTTCCACATCCCAGAGGGACCGGCTGGCGATGTGCAGGTCTTGCTTAGCCTGCTGGCCCAGAAAAACATTACACACTAGCTTGTATCGAGGTGGGCTTAGGTCTTTGACTCTGCTCCGGATGAGGTCTGACAGGTTCTGGGCCAACTGCCCACTGTTTGTTGGATTGTACTTGGCATCCCGAAGGTAGCTGGCCAGAACAGACTCAAGGAGTTGCTGTGTTTGGGAGGAATTGAACTTGCAGCCCTCATCTGGCTGGGTCTTGTAGGTGTTTTCATAGAGTGTCTCCCGAATGGGTTCAAAGAGGGGCAACCCGGAGAAGCTCACCCTGCCATAGTGCATCCAGGTCCCAATGGAAAGGCGCCTTCCCCCAGCAGCCAGGGAGTTCCTCCTGCTGGAAAAGGGAGCATTGATGCTGCTCATGATGGAGCTTCTCCGGGAGAGTGGGAGTGGGGCTTTCCCTTCAATGCTTGGAAGCTGCAAGAGTGTCCTAGGGACCACAATGGTCGACTGTGAGTTCCGACGAAGAGATAATAAGCCTGCCTTTGGATGAGTGGAATTGTTATCTTCTGAGGCTGTCCCCTGGTTGGGAGTCTGCTGGAACGGGGCTGAAGACCAATCTGCCATGTCTGAGGAGCCAAACCCTGGGAGGACaggaaaagacaaaacaaaattatACGGACCCACTATTACTGGCTAAGATCAGTATTCTCCCAGAAGCCCGCTACCTTGAAGCTTGCTTTAGAATCCAGAGCATTTACAGTAACATTGTTTGCCTAACAAGTTTGCCTAACTGTATAAAGAAAACAGTTAAATGGGTTGTGAATTGTATATCCTTTTCTCAAGGTATGCTtttctatcatgtcagaagtgacttgagaacatgcagCAAGTTGCttcgggtgtgagagaattagctgtctacagagacgttgcccaggggacatctggatgtgttaccatcctgctgggaggcttctctcctgtccctgcaagctagagctgacagatgggagctcaccctgtcttgtggattcgaaccggcaaccttcaggtcagcaacccaccttcaggtcagcagttcagccggcacgagggtttaaaccattgcgcCACTATGGTTCTTCAAGGTATGTTAAAAGATGCTGAATTATACTGAATTTTGTAGTCTCTGAAACCAGAGGAAGGCAGAAAGAGAGAGTGACAGAATGCAAATAAACCTAATTATCTCCAGTTCTGCTGACTTCTTTCTGTGGAATTGTTAGGTAAACATTAATGGTTCGTTCAGTGAATCAAAGGCCCCACTTGTGAAATCTTCAGTTGaagcatacatttttaaaacagtgcCCCAGGGTTGTCAATATCCAagcctttagaaaaaaaaattctattgATTTCAGCATGCGTCATCTACAAAAACAGAGTTTGACTCTGAATTGATTAACCTCATTCCACATATACTTGCTCACATGCTTTTGTTTTCTATGTGAATGAGCAAAAATTCTTCACTGAGACGGATTTGAAAATGTTTAGAGGAAATGAACATCTGTCTGCTGAAATGTCATTTGTAAGGTTATTTCACTCCATCTCAGGTTTCTTTCCAAATGTCTgttacttgtctgttttcaagttTCTCATTGTCTGGGAATTAATTtcaccccgctccatctcctttCTATGTTGTATTTTCTGACTCTTTCTTGACTATTTACCACCCACAAGCAGCCGTTTAGATTCTGGGGATTGTGAAGGTCTCTGGAGAAATAACTGTGGAAGTGCTTCACAGCTGTTCCAACTGTTAACAACTTCTAGCTCGAAAAACATTTTCAGGgccttttaaaaacatgttccTATTACTGTCCTGCTCTTACATGGCCTTTACACATGGCCTACTCACTGTTCTTCAAGATGGTGTGGAGACATTAGGCAGTACAGCCTCATAACATGAAAGAAGCATTTAGGATAAGAATACAAAATCTCAGAACCATTTAGGGTTACAAATATCAGTCAAAACACCGATTTCCATTTTTGTTCAAGGGCAAGGGATGTTAAATACTTTGTGTACTATGAGCGCAATAGGCTCTATAGTAGCGAGCATAGTGTAATAAATCCCCCCTTTAAATCCCAtccacgggagaaaagcgggatagaaatgaattaataataataataataataataataataataataataataataatagtttgagcGTTGGacgatgactttggagaccagaatTCGAATCCTCGCTCAGCCATGATAACTGAGTACAAGATTTTGAAGACTTGTTTCTTAAATAAATTATGTCATCACCTGTATGCTTTACAGCAGCACTTCTTAAATTATTATTTGTGGAAAATCAGTAATCATTTCCCAGagatcattaccaggaacacctcagcaagcgagagtccaaaagtggcaggttaaaacccggaacctcaatcagtggctgataccagatgagaaactcccctctgggcacatagaagactgggtgacttggaaggcactgaacagactgcgttctGGCACCCTGAGATgaagagccaatcttaggaaatggggcttcaaagtggagtccacgacaagcgagtgtggagaagagtaaaccacagaccacctattacaatgcagcctgaaccctgccacatgcacagtggaggactttcttacagcgatatcagaggcactcaaagtggacAGTTTCTGGTCAAacaaaatttagtataatgccaagattttaactttgtggtttttctatacattgtaactgtattctcaattcacttctgacatgataaataaatagtaccATAATTGTTTCCCATTGGCTACAATTTTTTGCATTCTTCCCTGAAAGCTCTTTGGGGACTTGTAGTTGATGTGATGCAGGCAGGCATTGGTTCATGAACCATCACTCTGAAATAGTACTATTTTAAAGCTTTTCAAGTCTATGATTTTAACATGTAGTTACAGTGTTCAAGTACTCCAAGTTCAAATCTGTCACTATAGTGCAGAGTTAGACAGTTATTTCAAAAATCTGAAGGGCAACTGTACTACATTAAAATCGTATATGAAATGTTAGACTCTCCCATGAGACCACAACTGTAGATGTTAGGAGGGAAAAAATGAAGGCATGAAAAAGTAGAACAAATGGGATATTGCCAAAGACATTAAGCCAATGAGAGTGGAAATGTATTTCTGGACCTGCTTTAAATAATATGAGAATGATAAAGTACACGTCAGAGATTACTTCTGGAATAATAAAGTCCCATTGCTATGTAACAATAACTTAATATTCAGTTTCAGTGGTCTGTTAAAAAtcctattttaattattattttaatgtaagtCAAATACTAtttggtcttggaagctaagcaggatcagtcctGGATAGTACAGAGACTACcagcaaataccaggtgctgtgggctatattccaGATGAACAAACCGGCAAAACCAgcactgagtattccttgcttaagaaaacactatggaattgatgaggtcaccataagtcaacaggcaatttgaaagCAAATACTGTACACAAAAACTATATCA contains:
- the dynlt4 gene encoding dynein light chain Tctex-type 4, producing MADWSSAPFQQTPNQGTASEDNNSTHPKAGLLSLRRNSQSTIVVPRTLLQLPSIEGKAPLPLSRRSSIMSSINAPFSSRRNSLAAGGRRLSIGTWMHYGRVSFSGLPLFEPIRETLYENTYKTQPDEGCKFNSSQTQQLLESVLASYLRDAKYNPTNSGQLAQNLSDLIRSRVKDLSPPRYKLVCNVFLGQQAKQDLHIASRSLWDVENDNFASAAFTNTSMFAVATVHGLYFE